A portion of the Actomonas aquatica genome contains these proteins:
- a CDS encoding addiction module protein yields MSSRLRKASEAAFSLSRKERAALAHALIQSLDAASDERVEAAWDAEINLRLDAVDAGQTTERDAFVALDEIEARLRETR; encoded by the coding sequence ATGTCCTCCCGCTTGAGAAAAGCCTCTGAAGCCGCCTTCTCGCTCTCACGCAAAGAGCGCGCGGCCTTGGCCCATGCGCTAATTCAGAGCTTGGACGCGGCCAGCGACGAGAGGGTCGAAGCGGCTTGGGACGCGGAAATCAACCTGCGCCTGGACGCGGTGGACGCGGGACAAACGACCGAGCGCGACGCCTTTGTCGCGCTGGACGAGATCGAGGCCCGCTTGCGTGAAACCCGTTAA
- a CDS encoding MerR family transcriptional regulator — translation MKTVRTVAAAHGLSRATLLYYDRIGLLRPFHRTAAGHRLYSAEDEARLARIRELRAAGLPLADIDAVLEPNPRYRSSLDEALHRRLEELNTEIAALRRQQHVILSLLKPETDSPPTRALTKERWVTILKASGMTDADCLRWHVEFERLSPEAHQDFLESLQIPAAEIAQIRARSRRPG, via the coding sequence ATGAAAACCGTCCGCACTGTCGCTGCCGCCCACGGTCTTTCCCGCGCCACCCTGCTCTATTACGACCGCATCGGTTTATTGCGCCCCTTTCACCGCACCGCTGCCGGCCACCGCCTCTACTCGGCCGAGGATGAAGCCCGCCTGGCCCGCATCCGCGAATTACGCGCCGCGGGTCTGCCGCTCGCCGACATCGATGCCGTGCTGGAGCCCAACCCGCGCTACCGCTCCTCCCTCGACGAGGCGCTCCACCGCCGTCTCGAGGAATTGAATACAGAGATCGCGGCGCTGCGTCGGCAGCAGCACGTCATCCTGTCTTTGCTCAAACCGGAGACCGACTCACCGCCCACCCGTGCCCTGACCAAGGAACGCTGGGTGACCATCCTCAAAGCCAGCGGCATGACCGACGCCGACTGCCTCCGCTGGCACGTAGAGTTTGAACGCCTCTCCCCCGAAGCCCATCAGGACTTCCTCGAGTCGCTCCAGATCCCCGCCGCCGAAATCGCCCAAATCCGCGCCCGCTCGCGTCGCCCAGGTTAG
- a CDS encoding HD domain-containing protein — protein MAYALPRFTLHDATHLNNVLYWMDRLVTPTGLDALGPKGCGLCLLLAYAHDLGMVPETDWEEKLKNENSPESVKLRRFTNERHPDLAGILERPVPEDPAARQKDETIRGHIREFIRTDYLRVTHAEDGNDGRVLTHLRSLLDGNELKQAFAWLCTEETALQLVALLIASHNQSITWLEERLRREFGLERPWTWTAAGAEKVNLLLPCLLLRVADICDFDASRTPHIVFHQLGLEGGQFLGLEKLDGAVGISRGEWHKHLAVDGWCWSGGDGGELVYSAGDCPHPAVHKAIQRFRDEIGDAFAEVERVVTSMAVHGARAWLRIPREVKAEVKARGYTYHDVEFKLQAHEVTELLLGTALYGNPELCIRELLQNALDAVQLRDLRYQLKLKLDDEGRRTDMPPEVELSEGWKKAEREQAKIELTWGRDAASGREWIQVKDRGTGMTLDQIIRYLSALGKSYYKSAEFGAEARLMREHGFIATPISQFGIGLLSCFMIADWMEVRTCPCCRDNDERKAWHVKITGPGALFHFSEWKGAGTPGTEVRLYLKCGFALVDIPREELIEQLRYDLRYEMRWIDEKDRKHTAFEGTEEGVRYINPAAVAARHVIWPHHEIISRREDDTAPVLILDGRWHFEEISPWPTEQVSELIEDDGFSAELVDGVAWRVCDWMDDKGTAATGSRIRVVFAASSQPSSSALGSLFSSIDGGARIAELACWGEKFLPTQESSRQRYLVRGMRVPTLEASIDHLTQAVAGVGAWLWIDLAGKAAPALTADRTKTREFSRSVENRQWREAVDGVFNRWIQWVSGFVSGKPRERNTILYLINFAPRHFQSFSSGSTSKLWHYNEASATFALPLSSLLFGEVLREAERDQIFVNGRTHFRDRDLTWGLDSALNRALDAGVVFEGDFFQDYWRARGFDTELANAQSLALSRSIELSHSKAPFFVFDLPHHNLGHIWRDSLDLNLVNEGFWPDLSGAFPLLSLPVHDGGLVAAEMVAPTVLKWRHAASETSSPRDYDLVFPFSVVAQPSWRSKVPVWGKDRGWRRFLSLPFLHPSSSLAAQLAQVMREPDAKPHGYSSGKEQEQAELDALHGQAKGIAQHTLHVLLPRSDWWERPFSEWSESDWEIGGYTAWWDLPTGKLLWAVGGVRREDMPAKGLPIEDFLKSSQLAAFRRRCPELFPEE, from the coding sequence GTGGCTTACGCTCTGCCGCGCTTCACGCTCCACGACGCCACCCATCTGAACAACGTGCTCTATTGGATGGATCGACTCGTCACGCCGACGGGCTTGGACGCCTTGGGACCGAAGGGCTGCGGGCTCTGCCTCTTGCTCGCCTACGCGCACGACCTTGGCATGGTGCCGGAGACGGACTGGGAGGAAAAACTGAAGAACGAAAACTCGCCCGAATCGGTGAAACTGCGACGCTTCACCAACGAGCGGCATCCCGACCTAGCCGGCATTTTGGAACGGCCCGTGCCTGAGGACCCGGCGGCTAGGCAAAAGGACGAAACCATACGTGGGCATATCCGTGAATTCATCCGCACAGACTACCTGCGTGTGACCCACGCCGAGGATGGCAACGACGGTCGTGTGCTAACGCATCTCCGCTCATTACTGGACGGCAATGAACTCAAGCAGGCCTTCGCATGGCTTTGCACAGAGGAGACGGCGCTCCAGCTTGTAGCGTTGCTGATAGCCAGCCACAACCAGTCAATCACTTGGCTGGAAGAACGGTTGCGGCGAGAGTTTGGTTTGGAGCGCCCTTGGACTTGGACGGCGGCCGGTGCGGAAAAAGTTAACCTACTCCTACCCTGTCTACTGCTGCGCGTAGCTGACATTTGCGACTTCGACGCCAGCCGAACTCCGCACATCGTATTTCACCAACTCGGGCTAGAGGGAGGCCAATTCTTAGGATTGGAAAAATTGGACGGCGCAGTCGGCATTAGTCGCGGCGAATGGCATAAACACCTGGCGGTGGATGGCTGGTGCTGGAGCGGCGGGGACGGTGGTGAATTGGTTTACAGTGCAGGTGACTGTCCACACCCGGCAGTGCATAAGGCCATACAACGATTCCGAGACGAAATCGGGGACGCGTTTGCCGAAGTGGAACGTGTTGTGACAAGCATGGCGGTGCACGGTGCGCGCGCCTGGCTGCGCATTCCAAGAGAAGTAAAGGCAGAGGTAAAGGCACGCGGTTACACCTACCACGACGTTGAATTCAAACTCCAAGCGCACGAGGTTACGGAACTGCTCCTCGGCACAGCGCTCTATGGCAACCCCGAGCTTTGCATTCGCGAGCTGCTGCAAAACGCACTCGACGCGGTGCAACTGCGGGATTTGCGCTACCAGCTAAAGCTCAAGTTAGATGATGAGGGCAGGAGAACCGACATGCCGCCCGAAGTGGAACTTAGCGAAGGATGGAAAAAAGCAGAGCGCGAGCAGGCCAAAATAGAACTCACTTGGGGCCGTGATGCAGCCAGCGGGCGCGAATGGATACAGGTGAAGGATCGCGGCACTGGAATGACGCTTGACCAAATTATTCGTTACCTGTCGGCACTGGGGAAGAGCTACTACAAGTCCGCTGAGTTTGGCGCCGAGGCGCGGCTGATGCGTGAGCACGGGTTCATCGCAACCCCAATCTCTCAGTTCGGCATCGGCCTCCTTTCCTGCTTTATGATCGCAGATTGGATGGAGGTCCGCACCTGTCCTTGCTGCAGGGACAATGACGAGCGCAAGGCTTGGCACGTGAAAATCACTGGGCCGGGCGCGCTGTTTCACTTCAGCGAATGGAAAGGAGCGGGGACGCCGGGCACTGAGGTGCGGCTGTATTTAAAATGTGGATTCGCGCTGGTGGACATCCCCCGAGAAGAACTGATCGAGCAACTGCGTTACGATCTGCGCTATGAAATGCGCTGGATCGACGAGAAGGATCGAAAGCACACAGCTTTTGAGGGAACGGAAGAGGGTGTGCGCTATATTAATCCCGCGGCCGTTGCTGCGAGGCACGTGATCTGGCCGCATCACGAAATTATTTCACGGAGGGAGGACGATACTGCACCGGTTCTGATTCTGGATGGGCGTTGGCATTTTGAGGAAATCTCACCGTGGCCGACGGAGCAGGTTTCTGAGTTGATTGAAGACGACGGCTTTTCCGCCGAGCTAGTGGACGGGGTGGCATGGCGGGTTTGCGATTGGATGGACGACAAGGGAACCGCTGCGACGGGGAGTCGCATTCGGGTGGTTTTCGCGGCATCTTCCCAGCCATCTAGCTCGGCTCTGGGCTCTCTGTTTTCCTCAATCGACGGCGGGGCTCGAATCGCCGAATTGGCCTGCTGGGGCGAGAAATTCTTGCCGACGCAAGAATCGTCCAGGCAGCGCTATTTGGTGCGGGGGATGCGCGTGCCAACTCTTGAGGCAAGTATCGATCATCTGACTCAGGCGGTCGCTGGTGTGGGTGCTTGGTTATGGATAGACTTAGCGGGCAAGGCGGCCCCTGCGTTGACTGCGGATCGCACGAAGACGCGCGAATTTTCTCGTTCGGTGGAGAATCGGCAATGGAGAGAGGCGGTAGATGGAGTATTCAATAGGTGGATACAATGGGTGTCGGGTTTTGTTTCCGGTAAACCACGGGAAAGGAACACAATCCTCTACCTGATCAATTTCGCCCCTAGACATTTCCAAAGTTTTTCAAGTGGGAGCACTTCGAAGCTGTGGCACTATAATGAAGCTTCTGCCACGTTTGCTCTTCCCCTCAGCTCTTTACTTTTTGGCGAGGTTTTGCGCGAAGCGGAGCGCGATCAAATATTTGTGAATGGTCGCACGCACTTCCGGGACAGGGATCTGACCTGGGGACTGGATTCAGCCTTAAACCGAGCCTTGGACGCAGGAGTCGTCTTTGAGGGAGATTTTTTCCAAGACTATTGGCGAGCACGTGGCTTTGACACTGAGTTGGCCAATGCACAGTCTCTTGCGCTGTCGCGTTCAATTGAGCTAAGCCATAGCAAAGCCCCGTTTTTTGTGTTCGATCTACCTCATCACAATCTAGGGCACATTTGGCGGGATTCACTGGACCTCAACTTGGTCAATGAAGGGTTTTGGCCGGACTTGTCCGGTGCCTTCCCACTTTTGAGTTTGCCAGTTCACGACGGTGGATTGGTAGCGGCAGAAATGGTTGCTCCAACGGTGCTCAAGTGGCGCCATGCCGCGAGCGAGACATCAAGCCCGCGCGATTATGACTTGGTTTTTCCATTCTCGGTCGTCGCGCAACCTTCGTGGCGGTCAAAGGTGCCGGTATGGGGCAAGGACCGTGGTTGGCGTCGGTTTCTCTCACTGCCATTTCTTCATCCGAGCAGCTCATTAGCGGCGCAATTGGCGCAAGTGATGCGCGAGCCTGATGCGAAGCCTCATGGCTATTCATCAGGAAAAGAACAGGAGCAAGCGGAGTTGGACGCACTACACGGTCAGGCAAAAGGCATTGCGCAGCACACGCTGCATGTGCTGCTGCCACGTTCGGATTGGTGGGAGCGGCCTTTCTCCGAGTGGTCCGAATCCGATTGGGAGATAGGTGGTTACACTGCGTGGTGGGACTTACCTACGGGTAAATTGTTATGGGCGGTGGGTGGGGTTCGCCGTGAGGATATGCCGGCTAAGGGCTTGCCGATCGAAGACTTCTTGAAATCGTCGCAACTGGCTGCCTTTCGAAGGCGGTGCCCGGAGCTTTTCCCCGAAGAATGA
- a CDS encoding TonB family protein produces MPNPHRSKPYLVTRVGLLLICTGALFSGCATGNEKQYVNRAMAPEDFAFAAKTAEWDSPPVFLKGKAPTLPYAALQHSNFPRHGIVELAYTITAEGRVQDIRILSATHPQYAAGVIHNLKHWRFKPATKDGHPVTAEVRQTFTLDPYPKRAPVV; encoded by the coding sequence ATGCCGAATCCCCACCGTTCAAAACCCTATCTGGTAACGCGTGTAGGCCTGCTGCTGATCTGCACGGGCGCTTTGTTCTCCGGCTGCGCCACGGGGAATGAAAAGCAATACGTCAACCGCGCCATGGCGCCGGAGGACTTTGCCTTTGCCGCCAAGACCGCCGAGTGGGACAGCCCGCCGGTCTTCCTGAAAGGCAAAGCGCCCACGCTGCCTTACGCCGCGCTGCAGCATTCGAACTTTCCCCGCCATGGCATCGTGGAGCTAGCGTATACCATCACCGCCGAGGGGAGGGTGCAGGACATCCGCATCCTCTCCGCCACCCATCCTCAATACGCCGCTGGGGTGATCCACAACCTGAAACACTGGCGCTTCAAACCCGCCACCAAAGACGGCCACCCCGTCACCGCCGAAGTCCGCCAAACCTTCACCCTGGACCCGTATCCCAAACGAGCTCCCGTGGTGTAG
- a CDS encoding alpha/beta fold hydrolase: MNDLPDWLRALYPFAPKRFVTPGGANLSYLDEGQGDAAVLMVHGNPTWSFYYRELVKTLAPKRRCIVPDHIGMGLSEKPEHYPYTLKQRIDDVEALIASTGVTQLDLVVHDWGGAIGFGLAARRPDLIRRIVILNTAAFTAPHIPGRIALCKAPVVGPALVRGLNGFAWPATWMAMSRRALSNDESKAYLYPYNNWSNRVAVSAFVQDIPMDDSHPTWATLKAVEQGIGTFHDREVLIVWGGQDFCFNDHFYNEWCERLPQAQKLYLEDAGHYVLDDARGDAVPRICEHLLD, from the coding sequence ATGAATGATCTGCCTGATTGGCTGCGTGCCCTTTACCCGTTTGCGCCGAAGCGTTTTGTGACGCCGGGCGGCGCGAACCTGAGTTACCTGGATGAAGGGCAGGGGGACGCCGCGGTGCTCATGGTGCACGGCAACCCCACCTGGTCGTTCTACTACCGCGAGCTGGTCAAGACCCTCGCGCCCAAACGCCGCTGCATCGTGCCCGATCACATCGGCATGGGGCTCTCCGAAAAACCCGAGCACTATCCCTACACGCTCAAGCAGCGCATCGACGACGTGGAGGCTCTCATCGCGTCCACCGGCGTCACCCAACTCGACCTCGTGGTGCATGACTGGGGCGGTGCGATCGGCTTCGGCCTCGCCGCCCGCCGACCGGACCTCATTCGTCGTATCGTCATTCTCAATACGGCCGCCTTCACCGCGCCGCACATCCCCGGTCGCATCGCCCTCTGCAAGGCTCCCGTGGTGGGCCCGGCACTGGTGCGTGGTCTCAACGGCTTTGCCTGGCCGGCGACCTGGATGGCCATGAGCCGTCGGGCGCTGAGCAACGACGAAAGCAAAGCCTACCTCTATCCCTACAACAACTGGTCCAACCGCGTGGCGGTCAGTGCCTTTGTGCAGGACATCCCCATGGACGACAGCCATCCCACCTGGGCGACGCTGAAGGCCGTGGAGCAGGGCATCGGCACCTTCCATGACCGCGAGGTGCTCATCGTCTGGGGCGGTCAGGATTTCTGTTTCAACGACCACTTCTACAACGAGTGGTGTGAACGTCTCCCGCAGGCGCAGAAACTCTACCTCGAAGACGCCGGCCACTACGTCCTCGACGACGCCCGCGGCGACGCCGTCCCCCGCATCTGCGAACACCTGCTGGACTGA
- a CDS encoding 3-oxoacyl-ACP synthase III — MKFANVVIESIAVALPDEVLSSAGIEQRLAPLYERLKLPEGRLELMTGIKERRVWPAGTRPSDASATAGKAVLAKSALPADRVQLFMHCAVSRDMLEPATASFAHRKIGLPATAQIFDVSNACLGFLNAMTVAGSMIESGQIECALVVSGENGGPLVEHTLRTLLEQPLTRQQIKPFFANLTIGSGAVAAVLCHRDLAPHGHRLLGGIAQAATAHSELCQGDTHGADSLAMQTDSEALLVAGVELAQQTWAKFRKEVGWATADFDRFICHQVGSTHRRKLYEALRLDLAKDFSTFETLGNTGSVALPATLATAADTGAIQTGDKIGLLGIGSGLNCLMLAVEW; from the coding sequence ATGAAATTTGCGAACGTTGTCATTGAATCCATTGCCGTCGCGCTGCCGGACGAGGTCCTGAGCTCTGCCGGGATCGAGCAGCGGCTGGCTCCGCTGTATGAGCGGCTCAAGCTGCCGGAGGGGCGCTTGGAGCTCATGACCGGCATCAAAGAGCGCCGCGTCTGGCCGGCCGGCACGCGTCCGTCCGACGCCAGCGCCACCGCCGGCAAAGCCGTGCTCGCCAAGTCGGCCCTCCCGGCCGATCGCGTGCAGCTCTTCATGCACTGCGCGGTGAGCCGCGACATGCTCGAGCCCGCCACGGCTTCCTTTGCCCATCGCAAAATCGGCCTGCCCGCGACCGCCCAGATCTTCGACGTCTCCAACGCCTGCCTCGGCTTCCTCAACGCCATGACCGTGGCCGGGAGCATGATCGAAAGCGGCCAAATCGAATGCGCCCTGGTCGTCTCCGGCGAAAACGGCGGCCCCCTCGTCGAGCACACCCTGCGCACGCTGCTGGAGCAGCCGCTCACGCGACAGCAAATCAAACCCTTCTTCGCCAATCTCACCATCGGTTCCGGCGCCGTCGCCGCCGTGCTGTGTCACCGCGACCTCGCGCCCCACGGACACCGCCTGCTCGGCGGCATCGCCCAAGCCGCCACCGCCCACAGTGAGCTCTGCCAAGGCGACACCCACGGCGCCGACTCCCTCGCCATGCAGACCGATTCCGAGGCCCTGCTCGTGGCCGGCGTTGAACTCGCGCAGCAGACCTGGGCCAAGTTCCGCAAAGAAGTGGGTTGGGCCACGGCCGACTTCGATCGCTTCATCTGCCACCAGGTGGGCAGCACCCATCGCCGCAAACTCTACGAAGCCCTGCGGCTCGATCTCGCGAAGGACTTTTCGACCTTCGAAACCCTCGGCAACACCGGCTCAGTGGCCTTGCCCGCGACCCTCGCCACCGCCGCCGATACCGGCGCGATCCAAACGGGCGACAAGATCGGCCTGCTCGGCATCGGCAGCGGCCTAAACTGCCTCATGCTCGCCGTCGAGTGGTGA
- a CDS encoding enoyl-ACP reductase FabI produces the protein MTDFLNLSGKTIVVAGVANKKSVAWFTAKTLEEQGATVIYSVRSEARKASLTKLLADKPVFLCDVEEEGAATQLAADIAAAGFGPIHGLVHSIAFANYSEGFKAFEETKRADFLQATAISAFSLVELANAFKPHFAPGASVVSIGISSLTVTPDNYGYMGPIKAALDSASRFLAKSFNPQPGVRFNVVGSGPLKTSASAGIPGYLESYLYSEKLTFRKQNLATQEVANTVVFLLSERSSGHNGSTLVVDAGLGSNFYDAEIIRLAMRPETGPAGPGNPNS, from the coding sequence ATGACCGACTTTCTGAATCTCTCCGGTAAAACCATCGTGGTGGCCGGTGTCGCCAACAAGAAGAGCGTCGCCTGGTTCACCGCCAAGACGCTGGAAGAGCAGGGCGCGACCGTCATCTACAGCGTGCGCTCCGAGGCGCGCAAAGCGTCCCTCACCAAGCTCCTCGCCGACAAACCCGTCTTTCTCTGCGACGTGGAAGAGGAGGGCGCCGCGACCCAACTCGCCGCCGACATCGCCGCCGCCGGTTTTGGGCCGATTCACGGCCTCGTGCACTCCATCGCCTTCGCCAACTACAGCGAAGGGTTTAAGGCCTTCGAGGAAACCAAACGCGCCGACTTCCTGCAGGCCACCGCCATCTCGGCCTTCTCGCTGGTCGAGCTCGCCAACGCCTTCAAACCGCACTTCGCGCCCGGCGCGTCGGTGGTGTCCATCGGCATCTCGTCTCTCACCGTCACGCCCGACAACTACGGTTACATGGGCCCGATCAAAGCCGCCCTCGATTCCGCGTCGCGCTTCCTCGCCAAGTCCTTCAACCCGCAACCCGGCGTGCGCTTCAACGTTGTCGGCTCCGGCCCCCTCAAGACCAGCGCCTCCGCTGGCATCCCGGGCTACTTGGAGAGTTACCTGTATTCGGAGAAACTCACCTTCCGAAAGCAGAACCTCGCCACCCAGGAAGTCGCCAACACCGTCGTCTTCCTGCTCAGCGAACGCAGCAGCGGCCACAACGGCAGCACCCTCGTCGTCGACGCCGGCCTCGGCAGCAACTTCTACGACGCCGAAATCATCCGCCTGGCGATGCGGCCCGAGACCGGCCCTGCCGGTCCGGGAAATCCTAACTCCTAA
- a CDS encoding 3-hydroxyacyl-ACP dehydratase FabZ family protein, protein MIPAITDLIPHRPPFLFIDEVVEHSDTALTARRTWRSEEDFYKGHYPNAPITPGVLLCEAVFQAGAAFMSLQARAANAEAGEGVPLLAKISDVRFRNPVFPGDEVLITVEKKEAMGGFTMMKGAIKKTDGTRILTVDFAVAWKTPESK, encoded by the coding sequence ATGATCCCCGCCATCACTGATCTCATTCCGCATCGCCCGCCGTTCCTCTTCATCGATGAAGTGGTGGAACACAGCGACACCGCGCTCACCGCTCGTCGCACCTGGCGCAGCGAGGAAGACTTCTACAAGGGTCACTATCCCAACGCCCCGATCACGCCGGGCGTATTGCTTTGCGAGGCCGTCTTCCAAGCCGGCGCCGCCTTCATGTCGCTGCAAGCCCGCGCGGCCAACGCCGAGGCGGGGGAGGGTGTGCCGCTGCTCGCCAAGATCAGCGACGTGCGTTTCCGCAACCCCGTGTTCCCCGGCGACGAAGTGCTCATCACCGTCGAAAAGAAGGAAGCCATGGGCGGCTTCACCATGATGAAAGGCGCCATCAAAAAAACCGACGGCACCCGCATCCTCACCGTCGACTTCGCCGTCGCCTGGAAAACCCCGGAATCGAAGTAA
- a CDS encoding phytoene desaturase family protein, which yields MAYDWLKGVDDEYDVIVIGSGLGGLTGANYLAKAGHKVLLLEHHYQFGGLATWFTRKGGHIFDISLHGFPVGMKKSCRKYWSKEIADSIVQLKDVRFINPQMDVWTDFTREDYTRVLVEDFKVDRDTVESFYTHLRAMNFYDNNAETTGEMFERFFPGRPDVHRLLMEPITYANGSTFNDPAITYGIVFSNFMGAGVYTFQGGSDLLIKKMVNELKANGVECRKHVLVQKLLVEERDGRKVACGVVAGKDGRVIRAKAVLSNANIKNTILRLAGAENFDPAYVADAEAVRINTSSCQVYLGIRKGESIPNIGDLVFTSEAPAYSSDDIVDLHTTSRTFSVYYPETRPGSDRYTVVASLNAKYADWNNLSDEEYAQHKQRLIDEAITSLEKYIPGVREKIDWMEAATPRTVERYTTHMAGTSFGTKFEGLKVSMDLPEQLPGLYHAGSVGIIMSGWLGTINYGVITANKIDKALFQQKQAATTAAPTSN from the coding sequence ATGGCTTACGACTGGCTAAAAGGTGTCGACGATGAGTATGACGTTATCGTCATTGGCAGCGGCTTGGGCGGCTTGACCGGGGCTAATTACCTCGCGAAAGCCGGCCACAAAGTGCTGCTGCTCGAGCATCATTATCAATTTGGCGGTCTCGCCACCTGGTTCACCCGCAAGGGCGGCCATATCTTCGATATCTCGCTGCACGGCTTCCCCGTGGGCATGAAGAAGTCCTGCCGCAAATACTGGTCCAAGGAGATCGCCGACTCGATCGTGCAACTCAAGGACGTGCGCTTCATCAACCCGCAGATGGACGTCTGGACCGACTTTACCCGCGAGGACTACACCCGCGTGCTGGTCGAGGACTTCAAGGTCGACCGCGACACCGTCGAGTCGTTCTACACCCACCTCCGGGCGATGAACTTCTACGACAACAACGCCGAGACCACCGGAGAGATGTTCGAGCGCTTCTTCCCCGGCCGCCCCGACGTGCACCGCCTCCTCATGGAGCCGATCACCTACGCCAACGGGTCCACTTTCAACGATCCCGCCATCACCTACGGCATCGTGTTCTCCAACTTCATGGGCGCCGGCGTCTACACCTTCCAGGGCGGCTCCGACCTGCTCATCAAGAAGATGGTCAACGAGCTCAAAGCCAACGGCGTCGAGTGCCGCAAACACGTGCTGGTGCAGAAGCTCCTCGTCGAGGAACGCGACGGCCGCAAGGTCGCCTGCGGCGTCGTCGCCGGCAAGGACGGCCGCGTCATCCGCGCCAAGGCCGTGCTCTCCAACGCCAACATCAAAAACACCATCCTGCGCCTCGCCGGCGCGGAGAACTTTGATCCCGCCTACGTCGCCGACGCCGAGGCCGTGCGCATCAACACCAGCTCCTGCCAAGTCTACCTCGGCATCCGCAAAGGGGAATCCATCCCCAACATCGGCGACCTCGTCTTCACCTCCGAAGCCCCGGCCTACAGCAGCGACGACATCGTCGACCTGCACACCACCAGCCGCACCTTCTCGGTGTATTACCCGGAGACCCGTCCGGGCTCCGACCGCTACACCGTCGTCGCGTCATTGAATGCCAAATACGCCGACTGGAACAACCTCAGCGACGAGGAGTATGCCCAGCACAAGCAGCGCCTCATCGACGAAGCCATCACCTCGCTGGAGAAATACATCCCTGGCGTGCGCGAGAAAATCGATTGGATGGAGGCCGCCACGCCGCGCACGGTCGAGCGTTACACCACCCACATGGCCGGCACCTCCTTCGGCACCAAGTTTGAAGGCCTCAAGGTCTCGATGGACCTGCCCGAGCAGCTCCCCGGCCTCTACCACGCCGGCTCGGTGGGCATCATCATGTCCGGCTGGCTCGGCACCATCAACTACGGCGTCATCACCGCCAACAAGATCGACAAGGCCCTCTTCCAACAAAAACAAGCCGCCACCACGGCCGCCCCGACCTCCAACTGA